In the genome of Williamwhitmania sp., the window AGGGCGAAGATTTAAATCACCATGGAACCCTTTTCGCAGGAAGAACTGCTGAATGGTTTGTGGAATCAGGATTTATCGCCGCAGCCTCACTGGTTGATCCGCAGCACGTGGTTTGTCTTAAAATTCATGGAATGTACTTCACCAAGCCTGCACGGCCTGGTCAAATTCTTAAGTTTACCTCCAAAATTGTATTAGCAGGCAGGAGTAGCCTTATTGCCCACATCGATGTAATTCGTGCCGGCAGTGTGGAAGAACCTTTCGTTAGTGGGTTTATTACCTTTATTTATGTAGACGACACCACCAAACCGATTTCACACAACCTTGAAATTGTGCCAAAAAGCGATGAAGACATCAAACTCCACGAAATGGCTAAAGCGCTAAAGAAATAG includes:
- a CDS encoding hotdog domain-containing protein — translated: MSKQILEPKPTITMRLVKGEDLNHHGTLFAGRTAEWFVESGFIAAASLVDPQHVVCLKIHGMYFTKPARPGQILKFTSKIVLAGRSSLIAHIDVIRAGSVEEPFVSGFITFIYVDDTTKPISHNLEIVPKSDEDIKLHEMAKALKK